In one Erinaceus europaeus chromosome 3, mEriEur2.1, whole genome shotgun sequence genomic region, the following are encoded:
- the ASPRV1 gene encoding retroviral-like aspartic protease 1 has protein sequence MAGSGSRSQGARREHAFVPEPFDGSNVDPHVWLHRFDVINDLNHWDHLTKLRFLKESLRGKALEAYHGLSNQDQEDYEKVKDTILQTFGGASGAYSHLPKEIVFAFSMGKGYYLKGKIGGVPVRFLVDSGAQVSVVHPSLWEEVTDGDLDTLRPFENVVKVANGAEMKILGIWDTVVSLGKLKLKAEFLVANASAEEAIIGTDVLQDHNAVLDFEHRTCTLKGKKFRLLPVGGSLEDEFDLELIEEEPSEEDRQQPSY, from the coding sequence ATGGCTGGGAGTGGATCCAGGAGCCAGGGGGCCCGCCGGGAGCATGCCTTTGTCCCAGAGCCCTTTGATGGCAGCAACGTAGACCCACACGTCTGGCTGCACCGTTTTGACGTCATCAATGACCTTAACCACTGGGATCATCTCACCAAACTGAGGTTCCTGAAAGAGTCCCTCAGGGGAAAGGCCCTGGAAGCCTACCATGGACTCAGCAACCAGGACCAAGAAGATTATGAGAAGGTGAAGGACACCATCCTACAGACCTTCGGGGGGGCCTCAGGAGCCTACAGCCACCTGCCCAAGGAGATCGTCTTTGCTTTCAGCATGGGTAAGGGTTACTACCTCAAGGGGAAAATTGGCGGAGTGCCTGTGAGGTTCCTGGTAGACTCAGGGGCCCAGGTCTCCGTGGTCCACCCCAGCCTGTGGGAGGAAGTCACTGATGGTGACTTGGACACCCTGAGGCCCTTTGAGAATGTGGTGAAAGTGGCCAATGGGGCTGAGATGAAGATCTTGGGCATCTGGGATACAGTGGTGTCCCTGGGCAAGCTGAAGCTGAAGGCAGAGTTCCTTGTGGCCAATGCCAGTGCGGAGGAAGCCATCATCGGCACTGACGTGCTTCAGGACCACAATGCGGTCCTGGACTTCGAGCACCGCACATGTACCCTGAAAGGCAAGAAGTTCCGCCTTCTGCCTGTTGGAGGCTCCCTAGAAGATGAATTTGACCTGGAGCTCATAGAAGAGGAGCCCTCGGAGGAGGACCGCCAGCAACCCTCCTATTGA